The sequence CCACCTCCTCTCCGGTGGTGAGAAGCAACGCGTAGCCATCGCCGGTGTGATAGCCATGAATGCAGAGTGCCTCGTTCTGGACGAGGCCACAGCTATGCTGGACCCCATCGGCCGAGAGGAGGTACTGCAAATGTTACACCGCTTAAATGGCCAGGGCATCACGATCTTTATGATCACCCATCTGATGCAAGAGGCAGCCCAGGCACACCGTATCCTGGTCATGGCCAACGGTCGGATAGTGCTGGATGGCTCCCCGCGGCAGGTCTTCCCTCAGGTCGCCAGGCTGCAAAATTGGCAACTAGATGCCCCGCCGCTAACCAATTTAGCGTATCGGCTAAATCAGCGGCAGCCAGGCTTCTCCGTTGGGATTCTCAGCGTCGCTGAAATGGTCGCAGAGATAGAAAGAGCGGCCAAGGAAAGCAAACAGGTGAGAGTGTGGACGTAAATACCCTCATAAGAGTCGAAGGTTTATGGCATACCTATCTAGCCGGAACGCCACTGGAAACGGTGGCCCTGCGCGGTGTAGATATGGAGGTCAAACGGGGCGAAGCCGTCGGATTAATCGGCCCCA comes from Chloroflexota bacterium and encodes:
- a CDS encoding energy-coupling factor transporter ATPase; translated protein: MYRPLITLENISFIYNHKAKNPITALTDINLRVEQGEYVSVVGANGSGKSTLAKHLNALLLPTSGDVWIKGMNTKDHSQTRLIRQTVGMVFQNPDNQLVATTVEEDIAFGPENLGIPSDEIRRGVDLALQTVGMSSFCTRAPHLLSGGEKQRVAIAGVIAMNAECLVLDEATAMLDPIGREEVLQMLHRLNGQGITIFMITHLMQEAAQAHRILVMANGRIVLDGSPRQVFPQVARLQNWQLDAPPLTNLAYRLNQRQPGFSVGILSVAEMVAEIERAAKESKQVRVWT